The proteins below come from a single Miscanthus floridulus cultivar M001 chromosome 1, ASM1932011v1, whole genome shotgun sequence genomic window:
- the LOC136460269 gene encoding uncharacterized protein — protein MVAFHRRRVLLLMARRQRLFDMTPNEPIEGIQMSTIALSDKEILRRGMRDVRASPPPIPKDTERWAVNRVHAEAQKKWKDAEEVKGPCLVLVIDRKRQAEAPALAPHKALKVSTSSPTQGEATEGAMKQAGEEAPTPREAEAHASDEAKAPLVAEATEGEAKAPRAIEGEAKAPRTSEAEATEAGALGASEAEVAGVGAPQAARVKAAEASLGMVEPVGQDAEMGVGQASVPPLV, from the exons ATGGTAGCCTTCCACCGCCGAAGGGTGCTgctgctgatggctcggcggcagcgTCTGTTCGACATGACACCGAATGAGCCGATTGAGGGCATCCAGATGTCTACCATCGCCCTCTCTGACaaggagattctacgtcgg gggatgagggatgtgcgagcctccccaccgcccatTCCCAAGGACACAGAGCGGTGGGCGGTGAATCGGGTGCACGCCGAGGCGCAGAAGAAGTGGAAGGACGCTGaggaggtgaaaggtccttgtttggttttggtaattga CCGGAAGCGTCAGGCGGAGGCGCCTGCCTTGGCGCcacataaggcgctcaaggtgagcaccagctcccccacccaaggagaggctaccgaggggGCCATGAAGCAAGCGGGGGAAGAGGCGCCTACGccccgcgaggccgaggcccacgcGTCAGATGAAGCTAAGGCACCCCtagtcgctgaggccaccgagggtgaggcCAAGGCCCCTAGGGCCATCGAGGGTGAGGCcaaggcccctaggacctccgaggcCGAGGCAACAGAGGCCGGGGCCCTCGGGGCTTCGGAGGCCGAAGTGGCGGGCGTTGGGGCTCCCCAGGCTGCCAGGGTCAAGGCGGCGGAGGCCAGTTTGGGCATGGTGGAGCCAGTGGGCCAGGATGCAGAGATGGGGGTGGGCCAAGCCTCAGTACCACCCCTGGTCTAA